ccctttcactCTGGGAGACCCCTACAAGTGACCTGTGTCTAGAGGCAAGGGGGAGTGGTAGGCAGGCAGGCATTTCTGTTGTGCTCAGCTGACAATGCTGTTTGCGTGGGCTTGGGCTGTGGGCTGTGCTTCCGctgctctttccctctctgctgccgCCCTCAGTTCCAAATCTTGAGGAAGCTGTCCCAGGAGCCGGTGGCAACGGCCATGCCGTCTGCTGTCACCCCCAGGCAGCTCACTCTGTTGTCATGGCCAGAAAGGGTTCCTatggggggaaagaagaaaggtcaGGAAAAGAAGTGGGGCCTGGGAGAGATGAAGGGGTTGACCACGCTGAGGACAAGCATCGTAGGCTGTGTACCTACACCCGTGTACTGTGCTGTCTGCTACTGCACAACATGCTACAATCAGTACGTGGCTAATAAGAACAAACATGCAGAAGAACATTTATGTGTGGCACCACCCATGGGACTGGCCAAAGAACAATGTTCTTGGGAAGGTCCGGCTAGCTGAATCCTCATACAACTGCTTTCACCCTGGAGCGATGGTAAGACTAAGGAGGGATGGTGTCCTTGGTAAGACAGAAATAGCAATGCTGTTGGTGGGCTGCATTATAAATTTTTAGAGGCTAGAGGCcacatctgaaagaaaaatggcacTTGGGTGTATTCTGGGTATGAACATCGCAGAGTACCCAGAGATGTTGGTTGGAAGCCCAGGTCCATGCTCAGCTTGGTGCCTGGCCACCAAGTGGCACCGTGAGTAGCTGGAACTGGCAAATGGCAGAGGCTAGGAGAAAGTGGGAAATACTACTGGTGCTTGTGAGCAGTTTTAGCAAATAGGAACCTCAGTGCTCTTTTCTCCCTTGAAACAATGTTGTTGAAAGGCTTGACTTCcgtaacattaaaaataacagtctTCTACACAGAGTTGTACTAGTTATGGTGTGCTCCTTAAGTGCAAGGAAGCTTTGTTTGGTTTCAGTCAGTATAGGATGGGTcccttttagaaaaaataaaggccTTTTTCTTGCCTTGGTAGGGACAGAGAACCTTGCAGGGAATGAAAGAGGGACCTCCAGGAGCTACTCACCCACACGCTCTGCTTTCAGGGAGTCCCAGATGTTGCAGTTGAAGTCATCATATCCAGCAAGCAAGAGGCGCCCACTGCGGGAGAAGGCGACTGATGTGATTCCACAGATGATGCTCTCATGAGAGTACACTATGAGCTCCTGGTCTGCCCGGAGGTCAAAGAGACGGCAGGTGGCATCATCTGAGCCGGTGCAGATGGCTTCACCATTAGGGAAGAACTGAGGAGGGCACACACCAGATTTCAATCAGGCTGTGCCTTACAGATTTCCTCAACTCTTTGCCTCCCTGCTAACCACCAGGAAGCCACGGAGGTAGGAAAACCCAGTGGGACAAAACACTGGATCATAAAAGTTGAGTCTGCTGAAGGAGGAGACTGATGCTTCTCCTAAGACCTAGTAAACCCCTTCCACCTCAAGAAAGTCAATGACCTAGGGGCTAGAGCTATTGCAAGGCATACCAGTGCTTGAGGAAGGATTATTGTCTCTTTAACTCCAGCTGTTTGTTAGTTTGGGGCTTGACAAATGTCCACCCATTATCCCCCAGATGGGGTCTGGCATGATTCAGAGCTACGAGAACCTTCCTCTGATCCTCATACCCCAACCTTCTCATACACACTCCTTTCCTGTGTCCTTTCTCTGAGGAGCAAAAAAGAGCTCCTCAGGAGCAGGTATGGTAGAAAACCATATGGCTGACAGGGTAGCCATGGGACAGGTGAGAAAAGTTGTACTAATTTCAGTCAGTGGAGGGTGGTTCAAGCAGCAGACATTGCAGGAAGCTGGCAAACTCATTTGGTTAGCCACACGGGATTAAACTGACATGTTTCTTGTCCTCCCACCTCTGGGGCTCTGGTTTGAATCCTTGCTTCTGAGGGGGACACTTGCCCCCAAATGTCTGTGCTGCCTCCTGTGAAGATTTCATCTTCAGAAGATCTCCCTATGACCCCAAGTTCCCACCTCTGCTGTCTGGAGCTGACTAAGACCCTCCACTGAGTTAGATATTCCTGCTGCCTCACTTGTGTCTTGCACCAGGGCTCCTGCAGCATGCCTGAACCGTGGTTCCCAACAGCTACTATGAGCAAACCTGCACCAGCACCTATGTTTGGGTGCTGAGCTCCACAGACCACAGTGTGCTGGCTGAGTCCAAGCAGTGCTTTGAGTCAGACCTAGATGCTTTGGTGCCCTGGTGCCTGGGAAGAGCCAGCCTCCAAAATTTGGTGAACTCAGGCCCTCCCTGCTTCAGGCTGGACCATGGGGTCAAGGTCTCCTGAAACACTTGTTCCTCACACAACTGTGACAGCTTCTTTCAACCTTGTCCCAAGACCCTGTTTCAGAGCTGGTTCACCCTCCGTTTTCCTTGCCTCCCCACCACTGTGCTGACAGCATACATACGCAGATGGCGTTGATATCAGACTCGTGCCCTGAGAAGGTCTGACGGCAGGTGCCCTCCCGCACATCCCACAGTTTGGCAGTAGCATCGCAAGCCCCAGAGATGAAGAGTTTGAAGTCTGGGGAGACAGCCAAGCTCATACAGTCTCCAGTGTGACCCAGGAACACAGTCTTCTGCTGCCCTGTCTCAATGTCCCAGAGCGCgctgtgggagaggagagaacTTCTCAGAGCCAACCCAGGCAGAGCGGATCTACAGCGGGGCTGAAGAGCTGTCCCACTtgcaaacaaaaggagggaagcCATGGGCCTGGCTACAGCATGGGAAAAATGAGTGGGAGTATCACTGGAGTCAGCTGTATACAACAGCAGATGTCTTCACAGCTGTTGCTGGTCATACCTTTGCCAAAGCAGAGTTAGACTAAGGCTGAGGGTGTGTGAGTATTCCCGTAACTGCAACAGTTGAAGGGAATAGTGAGAGGAGGTAAGAGGGACCCACAGgcaaacagctgaaaaagcTCTGTTGTATCCATGCTCCTAGGATGCATGGGCCATGTTCACTGGGATCCCACACTACAGCCAGGCAAACAAGCCCCATGTAACCTTGCTCTCTGATGGAAATGGCACATCCTGACTTGTCCTCGGTCAAGATGTTCTTCCAAAGCAGGTGTTGGGATGGGGGTGAATAAAGACTCGGCACTGTTCAGACTCACAGCACAGCGAGACCTGAGAGCCAGGAACCAAAGGATCCAGGCACTGGCTTTGCAGGTGTCGCTTGCACAGTGGGTAAGACTTGAGAAGTGGAGTGTGTATGTGGGCTTCACCTAAAATTAAGATGTTTTGTGTCCTGGGATAAACGacacaaagagagagagagctgACATGGTCCCTACCACTTCACCAACAGACCTGCATCTTGACCTGTCCTCAACCGGGAAAAGAAGTTCCTGATCTGCCAAGGGAGGAAGAATGGATCTGGCTTCCTAAGGTGCTCTGCATGGCTTCCCTGTGTAGGAGCAATTTGTCCTTAGTGGACTGCTGCAGAGCAAAAGGGCTGCACTTGCTGATGTGAGCTGTGCCTCTAAGAGCCAGAGGTCATGTCACTAGGATGCAGAAGATGATAACACTCACCATGTGGTATCTCCAGAGCTAGTCACAATATTGTTGTCATCAAGAAATCGGCAGCAGGAGAGGTAACCTGGGAAGTGGGAACAAGCAAATATGAGAAATGGGGCAGGGCTAGAAGAGTGAGATTTGGAAGCAGAGGACACCCAGGTTGCAGGCAGACAGCGCACACACACCTGTATGGGCTGAGAGCTCCCTGCTCACTTTGACATTGCCTTCACGAGTCTTGAGGTTGTAGATGGAGCACATGTTGTCAAGGCCCCCACAGGCCACAAAATTGCCTGAGGGGGCATAGGCACAGGTCATGACCCAGGAAGAACGCAAAGGGATGGCGTGAACCTGGGAGGACAAGAAACCATGTTGGGACtctggcagcacagagagcaAGGCAAGGGCACTAGCTCCAAGGGGACCCACTCCAGCATCCTGGTTTGCTGCAGCTGTCTGACCCCTACCTTGTTAGTTGTGTATGTGTCCCACACAAT
Above is a genomic segment from Nyctibius grandis isolate bNycGra1 chromosome 5, bNycGra1.pri, whole genome shotgun sequence containing:
- the GNB3 gene encoding guanine nucleotide-binding protein G(I)/G(S)/G(T) subunit beta-3, with amino-acid sequence MGEMEQMKQEAEQLKKQIADARKACADTTLAQIVSGVEVVGRIQMRTRRTLRGHLAKIYAMHWSTDSKLLVSASQDGKLIVWDTYTTNKVHAIPLRSSWVMTCAYAPSGNFVACGGLDNMCSIYNLKTREGNVKVSRELSAHTGYLSCCRFLDDNNIVTSSGDTTCALWDIETGQQKTVFLGHTGDCMSLAVSPDFKLFISGACDATAKLWDVREGTCRQTFSGHESDINAICFFPNGEAICTGSDDATCRLFDLRADQELIVYSHESIICGITSVAFSRSGRLLLAGYDDFNCNIWDSLKAERVGTLSGHDNRVSCLGVTADGMAVATGSWDSFLKIWN